The Nocardia arthritidis genome has a window encoding:
- a CDS encoding lipase family protein — translation MGTASEVAPVPPVEEIASRRPQLPEFDPFYYPPEGIRHLPPGATIRVRRVRVALFGLVAQRIPAWQLLYRTCDLHGVPEVSVTTVLLPPGADPAEPRPLVSFQCAIDAVASKCFPSYALRRGARALGSIPQLELPLIASALARGWAVSVPDHGGIGGRFGVPREPGYRALDGIRACLNFAPLGLSATTSVALWGYSGGGLATAWAAEMADEYAPELRIVGAVAASPVGDPAAAFVRMNGTMFAGFAAVFTAGLRKAYPDLDRLLTESLDMRYLTWLRDIESAATFPLLYRFARRDINRYSSSGLAALLAEPGMCTILDDIRPGGCAPSMPMLVLQGVYDEVIAVADVDAHVERYRAAGARVRYLRDRLSTHLLLQYLGLPVMVDWLADRFAGRPPAPHGTETVWSVTFGRRALLGQLRFAGLLARMLFGRTIRVSRP, via the coding sequence ATGGGCACAGCATCCGAGGTGGCGCCGGTCCCGCCGGTCGAGGAAATCGCGTCCAGGCGGCCGCAATTGCCGGAGTTCGACCCCTTCTACTACCCGCCGGAGGGCATCCGGCACTTGCCACCGGGTGCGACGATTCGCGTCCGCCGGGTGCGGGTGGCGCTGTTCGGCCTTGTCGCGCAGCGAATTCCGGCCTGGCAGCTGCTCTACCGCACCTGTGATCTGCACGGTGTGCCCGAGGTATCGGTGACGACGGTACTGTTGCCGCCCGGTGCGGATCCGGCCGAACCGCGACCGCTGGTCTCGTTCCAGTGTGCGATCGATGCCGTTGCGTCCAAATGCTTTCCGTCGTACGCGCTGCGTCGCGGTGCGCGGGCGCTCGGTTCGATCCCGCAGCTGGAGCTGCCGCTGATCGCCAGTGCGCTGGCCCGCGGCTGGGCCGTCTCGGTGCCCGATCACGGCGGGATCGGCGGGCGGTTCGGGGTGCCGAGGGAACCCGGATATCGGGCGCTGGACGGGATCAGGGCCTGCCTGAACTTCGCGCCGCTCGGCCTGAGCGCGACGACATCCGTTGCGCTGTGGGGTTATTCGGGCGGCGGCCTGGCCACGGCGTGGGCGGCGGAGATGGCCGACGAGTACGCGCCGGAACTGCGGATCGTCGGCGCGGTCGCCGCGTCGCCGGTGGGGGATCCGGCCGCGGCATTCGTACGGATGAACGGGACGATGTTCGCCGGGTTCGCCGCGGTGTTCACCGCGGGGCTGCGCAAGGCGTATCCGGATCTGGACCGCCTGCTGACGGAATCGCTCGACATGCGATACCTGACCTGGCTGCGGGATATCGAATCGGCCGCGACCTTTCCGCTGCTGTACCGATTCGCGCGCCGGGATATCAACCGGTACAGCAGTTCCGGGCTGGCCGCGCTGTTGGCCGAACCGGGCATGTGCACCATCCTCGACGATATCCGGCCCGGTGGTTGCGCGCCGAGTATGCCGATGCTCGTCTTGCAGGGGGTGTACGACGAGGTGATCGCCGTCGCCGATGTGGACGCGCACGTCGAGCGGTACCGGGCCGCGGGCGCGCGGGTCCGGTATCTGCGGGACCGGCTCAGCACCCACCTGCTGCTGCAATACCTGGGGCTGCCGGTGATGGTGGATTGGCTCGCCGACCGCTTCGCCGGGCGCCCGCCCGCGCCGCACGGCACCGAGACGGTCTGGTCGGTGACGTTCGGCAGGCGGGCATTGCTCGGGCAGCTGCGGTTCGCCGGGTTGCTCGCCCGCATGCTGTTCGGGCGGACGATCCGGGTCTCGCGGCCATAA
- a CDS encoding SCP2 sterol-binding domain-containing protein: protein MSPETTEAEFVEFVAKASDDELTELMVDPAQRQAILERIFELWCASVNVRKTKRVDSVLRWQIGAAPDIWDMHVSHGTCTATTGPAGLPPDVTVTIDDVSFLRVITRQASGLQLLATGRMGIRGSMSTALRMDGWFD from the coding sequence ATGAGCCCCGAGACAACGGAAGCCGAATTCGTCGAATTCGTGGCCAAGGCATCCGATGACGAACTGACCGAGCTGATGGTCGATCCGGCGCAACGCCAGGCGATCCTGGAGCGGATATTCGAACTCTGGTGCGCCAGCGTCAATGTCCGCAAGACCAAACGGGTGGACTCGGTGCTGCGCTGGCAGATCGGCGCGGCCCCGGATATCTGGGATATGCACGTCTCGCATGGGACATGCACCGCGACAACGGGTCCGGCGGGTCTGCCGCCCGATGTCACGGTCACCATCGACGATGTCTCCTTCCTGCGCGTCATCACCAGGCAGGCCAGTGGTTTACAGCTGCTGGCCACCGGCCGGATGGGGATTCGCGGGAGTATGTCCACCGCGCTGCGGATGGATGGCTGGTTCGACTGA
- a CDS encoding SDR family NAD(P)-dependent oxidoreductase translates to MTEFLGKTVVVTGAGSGIGQALARQLAASGARLALSDIDQPGLTETVRQVRALDAQVHGDVIDVGDRNRMFAYANEIRSRFDAVHVVFNNAGTTFTGSVEESDLDDFERVLRVNFWGVVNGTKAFLPHLIASGAGHVVNVSSVFGLVGFPGQSAYTASKFAVRGFTEALRMELREQHRPVKVTCVIPGGVKTGIVRNSTAARDIDVDALVASFDKDPGVSAVSAARTILAGVRAERGRVLIGRDAWLLELAHRLLGPAYQRVVGPIGARWLDEIRTPRQAARVTLREVK, encoded by the coding sequence ATGACCGAATTCCTCGGTAAGACGGTGGTGGTCACCGGTGCGGGCTCGGGCATCGGGCAGGCGCTGGCCAGACAGCTGGCCGCGTCCGGCGCGCGGCTGGCGCTGTCCGATATCGACCAGCCGGGCCTGACCGAAACGGTGCGCCAAGTGCGGGCATTGGACGCACAGGTGCACGGCGACGTCATCGATGTCGGTGACCGGAATCGAATGTTCGCCTACGCCAATGAGATTCGGTCCCGGTTCGATGCGGTGCACGTGGTGTTCAACAATGCGGGCACCACATTCACCGGATCGGTCGAGGAGTCGGATCTCGACGATTTCGAACGTGTGCTGCGGGTGAACTTCTGGGGTGTCGTCAACGGGACCAAGGCGTTCCTGCCGCACCTGATCGCCTCCGGCGCCGGACATGTCGTCAACGTCTCCAGCGTCTTCGGACTGGTCGGGTTTCCGGGTCAAAGCGCCTATACCGCATCGAAATTCGCGGTGCGCGGGTTCACCGAGGCGCTGCGGATGGAGTTGCGCGAGCAGCACCGGCCGGTCAAGGTCACCTGCGTGATACCCGGCGGGGTGAAGACGGGCATCGTCCGGAATTCGACCGCCGCGCGCGATATCGATGTCGACGCGCTGGTGGCGTCGTTCGACAAAGACCCAGGCGTTTCGGCGGTTTCGGCCGCGCGGACCATCCTCGCCGGTGTCCGCGCGGAACGCGGCCGCGTGCTCATCGGCCGCGACGCCTGGCTGCTCGAACTGGCGCACCGCCTGCTCGGGCCCGCCTATCAGCGGGTGGTCGGGCCGATCGGCGCGCGCTGGCTCGACGAGATACGCACGCCGCGGCAGGCGGCGCGCGTCACCCTCAGGGAGGTGAAATGA
- a CDS encoding cytochrome P450 — MLMERIEPGGGRGLVAPPGPWLPWPVQTAIFTWWRHLWAKSLREKYGDVIALDIYPWRKVILLYDPAHIGAMFTSPPSRFNAGEGNRVMSPVMGEQSVFMADGAEHRRLRRLMAPLFGKTAVRGYLETVQELTEKEVDTWPLATTFESHDRMRELTLDIMSRVTFGMADGRIFDELRAQLGKLLSMDLAVLMGLNVPAARRYGPWRRALELLHSIDVLIYATIEERRGVPDLAQRDDVLSRLLVAGEGDDRLSPKEIRDQVITLLIAGHETTATGLAWALHELARNPRVAKEATRAALTDDTAYLDAVVKESLRQHPVIFEVTWTLTEDVELAGFRLPKGATLMPMIGIVQNDPANHPAPDEFRPERFLGPEIPPSTWIPFGGGARRCVGANFAMMEAVEVLRVLLSRRAITTDRRKPEAASSKHVAFAPARGARISAPPLAEIDRAMR, encoded by the coding sequence ATGTTGATGGAACGAATCGAACCGGGGGGCGGCCGCGGTCTGGTCGCCCCGCCGGGGCCGTGGCTGCCGTGGCCGGTGCAGACCGCGATCTTCACCTGGTGGCGGCATCTGTGGGCGAAGAGCCTGCGGGAGAAGTACGGTGACGTGATCGCGCTCGATATCTACCCGTGGCGCAAGGTGATCCTGCTCTACGATCCCGCGCACATCGGGGCGATGTTCACCTCGCCGCCGTCGAGATTCAATGCCGGAGAAGGCAATCGGGTGATGTCGCCGGTGATGGGCGAGCAGTCGGTGTTCATGGCCGACGGTGCCGAACACCGGCGGCTGCGCAGGCTGATGGCGCCGCTGTTCGGCAAGACCGCGGTGCGCGGCTATCTGGAAACGGTGCAGGAGCTCACCGAGAAAGAGGTCGACACCTGGCCGCTGGCAACGACTTTCGAAAGCCATGACCGGATGCGCGAGCTCACCCTCGACATCATGTCGCGGGTCACCTTCGGCATGGCCGATGGGCGGATCTTCGACGAGTTGCGCGCGCAGCTCGGCAAGTTGCTCAGCATGGACCTGGCCGTGCTGATGGGCCTCAACGTGCCCGCCGCGCGCCGATACGGTCCGTGGCGGCGCGCGCTGGAGCTGCTGCACAGCATCGACGTGCTGATCTACGCGACGATCGAGGAACGCCGCGGCGTACCGGATCTCGCACAGCGCGACGATGTGCTCTCCCGCCTGCTCGTCGCGGGCGAGGGCGATGATCGGCTGAGCCCCAAGGAGATTCGCGATCAGGTGATCACGCTGCTGATCGCCGGTCACGAGACGACGGCCACCGGATTGGCTTGGGCGCTGCACGAATTGGCGCGCAACCCGCGGGTGGCCAAGGAGGCGACCAGGGCCGCGCTCACCGACGACACCGCGTATCTCGATGCGGTGGTGAAGGAATCGCTGCGGCAGCATCCGGTGATCTTCGAGGTCACCTGGACACTGACCGAGGATGTCGAGTTGGCCGGATTCCGGCTGCCCAAGGGCGCGACGCTGATGCCGATGATCGGCATCGTGCAGAACGATCCGGCCAATCATCCGGCGCCGGACGAATTCCGGCCGGAACGCTTTCTGGGCCCGGAGATTCCGCCGTCCACCTGGATTCCGTTCGGCGGCGGCGCACGCCGCTGCGTCGGGGCGAATTTCGCGATGATGGAGGCCGTCGAGGTGCTGCGGGTGTTGCTCTCGCGCCGCGCCATCACCACCGACCGGCGTAAACCGGAGGCGGCCAGCTCCAAGCACGTCGCCTTCGCGCCGGCCCGCGGGGCCAGGATCAGCGCACCGCCGCTGGCCGAGATAGACAGGGCGATGCGATGA
- a CDS encoding esterase/lipase family protein — protein sequence MFAKKRSRRIRAVARYGGIGAAMMLIAMSGTGFAAADPSAAETDSAATRLAAELDQGLAATQDGRQPRAIVDTGSAATSRASDAIGEGPEVSAYLAAFGYGLTHPDAAPPGANRWDCKPSAEHPRPVVLLHGTWLNAYDSFAYLSPRLARAGYCVFAVNYGRSGLLEGGGIGPILPGRNGVGRIEDSARQVGGFIDRVLASTGADAVDIVAHSQGGTVADQYLKFEGGQGKVGKLISFGATFHGTTLDGIATLGRLINNLGVDVMGFYQPVIGYANVQQAVGSEFYSRLNALGDTVSGVDYTSVASRFDEVMNPYEWTFLQAGPGATVDNVTLQDGCGQDMSDHLTIMYSPRAASITLHALDPAAYPALDCAFNPWFVGGGGSI from the coding sequence ATGTTTGCGAAGAAGCGCAGTCGGCGAATTCGTGCGGTCGCCCGGTACGGGGGAATCGGGGCCGCGATGATGCTGATCGCGATGTCCGGCACCGGCTTCGCCGCAGCGGATCCGTCTGCGGCGGAAACCGATTCCGCCGCAACACGACTCGCGGCCGAACTGGACCAGGGCCTGGCCGCGACGCAGGACGGCAGGCAGCCGAGGGCGATCGTCGACACCGGCAGCGCCGCGACCAGCCGGGCGTCCGACGCCATCGGCGAGGGACCCGAGGTGTCGGCCTACCTGGCGGCCTTCGGTTACGGCCTGACCCATCCCGACGCCGCGCCGCCGGGCGCGAACCGCTGGGACTGCAAGCCGAGCGCCGAACATCCCCGCCCCGTCGTGCTGCTGCACGGCACCTGGCTCAACGCCTACGACTCGTTCGCCTACCTTTCGCCGCGATTGGCGCGCGCCGGATACTGCGTCTTCGCGGTCAATTACGGCCGCTCGGGCCTGTTGGAGGGCGGCGGGATCGGGCCGATCCTGCCGGGCCGCAACGGAGTCGGCCGGATCGAGGATTCGGCGCGCCAGGTCGGCGGCTTCATCGACCGCGTGCTGGCGTCCACCGGCGCGGACGCGGTGGATATCGTCGCGCACTCCCAGGGTGGCACGGTGGCCGATCAGTATCTGAAATTCGAAGGTGGACAAGGGAAAGTGGGCAAGCTGATCAGCTTCGGCGCGACCTTCCACGGCACCACGCTCGACGGTATCGCCACGCTCGGCAGGCTCATCAACAACCTGGGCGTCGATGTCATGGGCTTCTACCAACCCGTCATCGGCTACGCGAATGTGCAGCAGGCGGTGGGCTCGGAGTTCTACTCGCGCTTGAATGCCTTGGGCGACACTGTTTCCGGCGTCGACTACACCTCGGTCGCCTCCCGTTTCGACGAGGTGATGAACCCGTACGAGTGGACCTTCCTGCAGGCCGGTCCCGGCGCGACCGTGGACAACGTCACCTTGCAGGACGGGTGCGGGCAGGATATGTCCGACCATTTGACGATCATGTACTCGCCGCGAGCGGCATCGATCACGCTGCACGCCCTGGACCCGGCGGCGTATCCGGCCCTGGACTGCGCCTTCAACCCGTGGTTCGTCGGCGGTGGCGGGAGCATCTGA
- a CDS encoding purine-cytosine permease family protein, producing the protein MPHNEPDAGHTIERRTIEVIPDAERHGTPRSQFTLWFGANMQITAIVDGALAVVFGADALWAIIGLLIGNVLGGIVMALHSAQGPRLGLPQMISSRAQFGVLGAVIPLLLVVVMYLGFAATGTVLAGQAVNKILHIDNATVGIVVFGALTAIVAVTGYRLIHVVGRIATVIGILGFTYLTIRLFVEYDVSAVVGAKSFDAVTFVLAVSLGAGWQLTFGPYVADYSRYLPRSTSERATFWATFAGSVVGSQWAMSLGALVAAVAGKKFLGNQVGFIGDLAGPATLALLIYLVIVVGKLTINCLNAYGGFMSMLTSVTAFTGRSRIGTAARTAYIVGFTAVSVLIALAASADFLDNFKNFVLVLLTVFTPWSAINLIDYYLISRERFDIPALYDPNARYGRWNYIALACYVVGILAQIPFLAQKLYTGPVTDLLGGADISWIVGIVVTAAIYYPLARRTANPPARMIYPADLTESPAGAGIRLR; encoded by the coding sequence GTGCCGCACAACGAGCCCGACGCGGGCCACACCATCGAACGCCGCACCATCGAGGTCATTCCCGACGCCGAGCGCCACGGCACCCCGCGCAGCCAGTTCACCCTCTGGTTCGGGGCGAATATGCAGATCACCGCCATCGTCGACGGCGCACTCGCGGTGGTCTTCGGCGCCGACGCGCTGTGGGCGATCATCGGCCTGCTCATCGGCAATGTCCTCGGCGGCATCGTGATGGCGCTGCACTCGGCGCAGGGGCCGCGCCTCGGCCTGCCCCAAATGATCTCCAGCCGGGCACAATTCGGCGTACTCGGCGCGGTAATACCGCTGCTGCTCGTCGTCGTGATGTATCTCGGCTTCGCCGCGACGGGCACCGTGCTGGCCGGGCAGGCGGTGAACAAGATCCTGCACATCGATAACGCGACCGTCGGCATCGTCGTATTCGGCGCGCTCACCGCGATTGTCGCGGTCACCGGCTATCGCCTGATCCACGTCGTCGGCCGGATCGCGACGGTGATCGGCATCCTCGGCTTCACCTACCTCACCATCCGGCTGTTCGTCGAATACGACGTGAGCGCGGTGGTCGGCGCGAAATCCTTCGACGCGGTCACCTTCGTGCTGGCCGTATCCCTCGGCGCCGGTTGGCAACTCACGTTCGGGCCGTACGTCGCCGACTATTCGCGCTACCTGCCGCGCTCGACCAGCGAGCGGGCCACGTTCTGGGCGACCTTCGCGGGCAGCGTGGTCGGATCGCAGTGGGCGATGTCGCTCGGCGCGCTAGTGGCGGCGGTCGCCGGAAAGAAATTCCTCGGCAACCAGGTCGGGTTCATCGGCGACCTGGCGGGCCCCGCGACGCTGGCGCTGCTGATCTACCTGGTGATCGTGGTCGGCAAGCTGACCATCAACTGCCTAAACGCATATGGCGGTTTCATGTCCATGCTCACCTCGGTCACCGCGTTCACCGGCCGGTCCCGCATCGGCACCGCGGCCCGCACCGCGTACATCGTCGGGTTCACCGCCGTATCCGTGCTCATCGCATTGGCCGCCAGCGCCGACTTCCTCGACAACTTCAAGAATTTCGTGCTGGTGCTGCTGACCGTGTTCACCCCGTGGAGCGCGATAAACCTGATCGACTACTACCTGATCTCCCGCGAACGCTTCGACATCCCAGCGCTTTACGACCCGAACGCGCGCTACGGGCGCTGGAATTACATCGCCCTGGCCTGCTATGTCGTCGGCATCCTGGCGCAGATCCCGTTCCTGGCGCAGAAGTTGTACACCGGGCCGGTCACCGATCTGCTCGGCGGCGCGGATATCTCCTGGATCGTCGGCATCGTCGTGACGGCCGCGATCTACTACCCGCTCGCCCGGCGCACCGCCAACCCGCCCGCCCGGATGATCTATCCGGCGGATCTCACCGAATCACCTGCCGGAGCGGGCATTCGACTCAGGTGA
- the hutC gene encoding histidine utilization repressor has protein sequence MDRCASDADLAELFAAAGPESTPAYERIKRLIRTQIGAGRWLPGDQLPSEPQMVRALGISRMTINRAFRELTAAGVVVRNMGVGTFVAPAKVTSPLFEVRNIADEIQRRGHRHRTEVVFLRSESADAAQWPTDRVFHSLLVHFDDESPIQLEDRLVNPEAAPGYLDQDFTAITPNRYLSEVAPLVRGEHVVEAVQGSAEECALLRIRRTEPCLLICRRTWSAAALVSSARLLHPGSRSRLEGAFEV, from the coding sequence ATGGACCGATGCGCCAGCGATGCGGACCTGGCCGAGCTGTTCGCGGCCGCGGGCCCGGAATCGACGCCCGCGTACGAGCGGATCAAAAGGCTGATCCGCACCCAGATCGGTGCCGGGCGCTGGCTCCCCGGCGATCAGCTGCCCTCCGAACCGCAAATGGTGCGCGCGCTCGGCATCTCCCGGATGACCATCAACCGCGCCTTCCGCGAGCTGACCGCCGCGGGCGTCGTGGTGCGGAATATGGGTGTCGGAACGTTCGTCGCACCCGCGAAGGTGACCTCACCGCTGTTCGAGGTGCGCAATATCGCCGACGAGATCCAGCGGCGCGGCCACCGGCACCGCACCGAGGTGGTGTTTCTGCGCAGCGAATCCGCCGATGCCGCACAGTGGCCCACAGATCGCGTATTCCATTCGCTGCTGGTGCATTTCGACGACGAGTCACCCATTCAGCTGGAGGACCGATTGGTGAATCCCGAAGCTGCGCCCGGCTATTTGGACCAGGACTTCACCGCGATCACCCCGAACCGGTACCTCAGCGAGGTCGCGCCGCTGGTCCGCGGCGAGCATGTGGTGGAGGCCGTACAGGGCAGCGCCGAAGAGTGTGCGCTGCTGCGCATCCGGCGCACCGAGCCGTGCCTGCTGATTTGCCGCCGCACCTGGTCTGCGGCGGCACTGGTGAGCTCGGCGCGGCTGCTGCACCCGGGTTCGCGCAGCAGGCTGGAGGGCGCGTTCGAGGTGTGA